aatttatgaATCCTCTTATTGAACTTTTTATTTTGGAGATTATTATTTACTATCTCGTTTTTAGTATTTATCAtctcatttttaaaaaatttaaagggCAATGAGTGATGTCAAACAGCATCGAGCGATATTAACATCCACGATAGGAATCAAAGAGATGGCCAATGTCGACAATAAAAAGAGAGGTGTCAAAGGGGGCAACAAGAGACATTAGTTAACAAGGAGACGTAACAAGAATAGTATTGATAACGaggataaaataaatttttttgagagtgaaaaaagagataaaatcaataatattaaagttataaaatagtaaaataatatttttaataatttttaatgaaTTATCAATacttgtcaataataataataaagggttgcttctttatttttcttcctaGTCAAATCTCTCTCCCTATATTTAAATAGCCATTTTGTTTTCCAAAGATTGATGACGTAGTTGGTGTAGACAACTCGGACACTACTACTCTTCCATCCTCATcaaaaaaaatagttattggtGCGAAGAGGTCTAGTAAATAGTTGTAGGAGTGGATGTGATGAAGACTGCTTTTTTCTTTATCTCAAGATGTTCTAAATGACTGCGTTGCAATTGTACACATTTGGTTTATTTTATTGTATCGATAAAATACTTTTTTATTCCACAAAATGCAACCAGAATCTATTTCAAAAGAGAACGAGTACAAAATTTGCCATCTATATCAGAGACAAGAACATTAAATCCTCCTTTCATAAAATACTTGTCCCAAAAATTGGTACCAAAGTTTACTCCCTGGTGGGTAGCTCTATTTTCTTCCCTATTGATATGTTGTATACTGATACTCAATGTTCTTGAACATATTTGTATGCATTCATAGGGGAAGCTGATGGTGATTGAGAATCTCCACCACAGACAAACACCATTAGCACAATCCAACCTTCATACCACCCATCATGGCCTTGCATGAACAATCCAATGACTGTTCCTGAAATTTGGAAGATGTCATTAAATTTTGGCCTTGCATGAAAACATATGGGCCCTCACTAGAGGTGTTTGGCACATTTAAGATCACCTCTTGGAATTCCATGAGTCACCATTTTGAACACTACTAGATATATTTTTCATAATGAAGGAAGACTTGTAGCAAACAGATCAGGCACCAGATGCtgattaataactcatcaaagcaAAAAATCTGAAGAGGCTACAATAAGAGGATTCCATTGACATCCTTGTAAAATTGAAGAATAAATTGACAAAGAATGGAAGTGGTCCTCATCTATTCCACATCTGAGGTTGAATTAGATACCAACCCATATTACTGCAACCGTGACGGCAAAACAGGATGATACATAGTTTCCTTCTACCTCATaaaatgttctcttcttgacattTTACAACAAGCATGCCAGGTCCCTGCTCACCACTCACAACACCTACTTGCCGCAAACAGTAGTAAGTCGAGATTTTCCATCACTTCTTGCAAATGATAAAGGAACGAAAGATGCGTTCCAGGGAAGGACATGATGATCCGCAACTTCAACTCTTTTTATACACAAATGGGGAGTGAATCCCTGTCCAATCGCACTCGTGACATCATCAATTTCCCTCTGCATTGTCTTTAGCCTCTGTCTTCTCCCGCCAGTTCCTCCCCCACATCTTGGCCTCTGCCAAAGCTCGTTCCCGGTCAAAGTCCCTTCTCAAGGTTGCAGCTTTCTCCTTCAAAGTGTTTTCACAATTCATTTGCGAATTATGGTCAGACTCTCTGTTATTGTTAGATGGGTTTCTTCCACTTCCCTCATCTGCATTCTTATTTCTTCTTTCACCACCAGGTCTATTGTTATTTGTGGGAGATGCACCGGGATCATATGCTTGGGATGCCAAGTAAGACAGAGCAGTGACCACATCTGCAATAGCGGGACGGGAGGCAGCTTCTTCTTGGATGCACATGGATGCCACTGCAAGAGCTTGATAGAGACCACGCATGGGATATCGACCTTGTAGTCTTGGATCAGCCAGACTTGCCAGTTTTCTGCGGTCCTTGAACATAGGACTAGCCTGAAACAGATGCACGTATATGTGATATTTTGAAAATGAGTAGTTGTAGCAGCAGTCTCATATATATCTTGAACAATACGAGCAAACGGTTAAGTCAGATCACTGCAGTAATCAATCATAGGGTGGCATCATGGATGTATTCTACAAGTTGCCTAGTAGATTTATCCTCCCAAAGAACCATATACCCAAATTCAAGCCCATTTCTTGCCTTAATTCTTAAAAGAGTCTCCATAAAATATCACACTTCCAAGAATAGATTTCCTTATCACCCTTTTCGTGTGTGGAGAATGGAAAAACTGCTTTATATTTCATTGGATCTTTGGACTTTCTTTTCACTTTTCATGTCTTTGCATTCTGAAGTTAGACATTGGATTGTAAAGTCAGCCACCACATCTTTGTTTAGATTCTATTCTTGGTTATGCAGTTGCAGAAGGTTGCTTCCAAGATGTGCATAAACAGGCCACTCCACCTCCAAGAGAGTCATTTTTAAGGTTTTATGGTATCACCTGATAACCTAGTTTCTGATTTAACATCGGTAGAAATTGTGCATCAGATATATTGGTTTGTATCAAGTTGGAAAGTCACAAAGTTGAGTTTTCCATGGAAGTCCTCAAATATCAGATCTTCCATGAAGCCTTGCAACTTCTTACTTATGCCTTCTATATGTAGGTCATTTATAGATACAAAAGGCTTGGATAAGgagcagatatatatatatatatatatatatatatatatatatatagagagagagagagagagagagagagagagagagagagagagagagagaaagagagagagagagagagaggcagtcaAATGTTATAACTAGAGAATCAGCTACAGTTTCTCTAAtattttcttagataattctttgTAGCATTTGTTTCAATTGTAAATGACAAGTTCTTGTTAAACAACTAAATGACCGTTACAAGATTTACCACTAATTACAAAGCATTTCTTCCAGAAAGATTGAGaatgtagaaaaaaaaaagtgaagatGTATTAACAATTCAAGCTTTATGGGGGAAAAAGTGAACTACTAGTTTCTTGTGAGAGCATTTCCCCAATCGGTCTAATGAAACTAAATTCTGTCAACCCCCTGTTGCATTACTGTCTCAGTTCTACCAGAAATCAACAGATGCAACCATTTGAAGCTGAACAGAAGTGTGCCAATACTTGATCCTTTTAGCTATATGCCAGACTGctgtttatgaaaataaaaaatggaaAGGCACTGAAGATAAGAACAGGACTAGTGTTTCCTTAAAAACAATAAGACATTATGATCATCCCTAAAAAAGTAAGTTGAGAAAGCTTACCCATGAAACGAGATTTTGTTCTGAATGTGATTTGGTGCTTTCAACAGCCTTCCGTCCGGTAATCAACTCTAATAGTACAACTCCAAAGCTGTAAACATCAGACTTAACTGTTAGTTGTCCGGTCATGGCATACTCTGGAGCACAATAGCCATAAGTTCCCATCACCCTTGTTGACACGTGAGATTTATCACCAACTGGACCAAGTTTTGCAAGTCCAAAATCGGAGAGCTTTGGGTGGAAGCCCTTATCTAATAGGATATTGGAGGATTTCAAGTCTCTATATATAACAGGAGGGTTGGCTTTGTCATGGAGGTACTCCAATCCCTTGGCTGCCCCAGCTGCAATCTTCATCCTTGTATTCCAGTCAAGTGGTTCCTTATCAGGTGGAAAGTCTGAAGATAAACAAAAAGGTAGGTTATTTATAACATCTCTACCTATCTAGTAAATCACTAAAAGCTAATCATCCAAAACTAAAAGATACAAAGTATTGTCCAGAAGCTCATATCTATCACTAAGATGGCTGAAAATTAATAACCTATTTAATCATCCGAGTATGTGGACGTATGCCTTCTGGTTTATGCACTTGCTGAACATACAGGTTGACTAGATTCCCATCCTAGTGACAGCCATACAAAGAAACCATAAACATTTGAAACAAAAATAGTTTTCCTAGGATTTCCATTATATGGCCAAACAAAAAATCAACTAGCGTTTAACAAGTAATTAGTGAGTATTTAAAATGATAATTGAAGTGAGTATTTAGAACATTGATTGTGTTGGTGACAAAGAAAATGGTTGCACATAAAAACACCATGCAGGTGTGAGAAATGAGTGGGAAAAGCAAATGAAGGTTGATGTTcaaaatttgtaaaaaaaatgtaCAAATGCGCCTTGTGTGGTTTCGTGTTGAAAGTGGCCAActatgaaaattttttgctaacaCTTGGAAGGTTGCAACAGGCATGCATATGAAGGTAGAAAGTATGAAGGTAGAAAGTCCAACTCTTCCCTTTATCCCATAGTATGGCTACCAGGTTTGCACTTGAGAAACTTGTGATATCTGTAATTGACGGGCCTCGACTTTCTCTGCAAATAGCTTGTTGGTTTGTAATTAAATAGAACAATTTTTACAACataataatatgaaaaaaatgatTTGTGTTTC
This genomic stretch from Musa acuminata AAA Group cultivar baxijiao chromosome BXJ3-9, Cavendish_Baxijiao_AAA, whole genome shotgun sequence harbors:
- the LOC135648274 gene encoding serine/threonine-protein kinase PBS1-like isoform X2, translated to MKTARDLSTKRESLGAIEGSDFSISAQTFTFSELSAATSNFRTESLLGEGGFGRVYRGRLETTGQVVAVKQLDRNGLQGNREFLVEVLMLSLLHHPNLVNLIGYCADGDQRLLVYEYMPLGSLEDHLHDFPPDKEPLDWNTRMKIAAGAAKGLEYLHDKANPPVIYRDLKSSNILLDKGFHPKLSDFGLAKLGPVGDKSHVSTRVMGTYGYCAPEYAMTGQLTVKSDVYSFGVVLLELITGRKAVESTKSHSEQNLVSWASPMFKDRRKLASLADPRLQGRYPMRGLYQALAVASMCIQEEAASRPAIADVVTALSYLASQAYDPGASPTNNNRPGGERRNKNADEGSGRNPSNNNRESDHNSQMNCENTLKEKAATLRRDFDRERALAEAKMWGRNWREKTEAKDNAEGN
- the LOC135648274 gene encoding probable serine/threonine-protein kinase PBL7 isoform X1 yields the protein MGCFPCFESEEEAQLSHGNECDRTREERPMVAPRVEKLSSGDDRMKTARDLSTKRESLGAIEGSDFSISAQTFTFSELSAATSNFRTESLLGEGGFGRVYRGRLETTGQVVAVKQLDRNGLQGNREFLVEVLMLSLLHHPNLVNLIGYCADGDQRLLVYEYMPLGSLEDHLHDFPPDKEPLDWNTRMKIAAGAAKGLEYLHDKANPPVIYRDLKSSNILLDKGFHPKLSDFGLAKLGPVGDKSHVSTRVMGTYGYCAPEYAMTGQLTVKSDVYSFGVVLLELITGRKAVESTKSHSEQNLVSWASPMFKDRRKLASLADPRLQGRYPMRGLYQALAVASMCIQEEAASRPAIADVVTALSYLASQAYDPGASPTNNNRPGGERRNKNADEGSGRNPSNNNRESDHNSQMNCENTLKEKAATLRRDFDRERALAEAKMWGRNWREKTEAKDNAEGN